In bacterium, the genomic window GGCGCTCCGACGCCGGGAACTCCTTGAGCCCCTTGACCGTGGCGGCCGTGTCGTGGAACGCCAGCAGGCTGAGCAGGCCGGGGATGGGCAGGGCCTCGACGGCGTTGCGCTCGCCGGATGGGTCCGGCCACTGGATCAGGTACATCGGCACGTTCGCGCCCGTCTCCCAGTGCGACTCCATCGCGGCGAGCTTCGTCGGCTGCGTCGCCGCGACCTCGGAGCCGCTGAGATGGCCGAGGCCCACGACGACGAGCGCCGCGGCCGCCGCGAACGTGGCGGCGAGGCGGAAGGACTTGGTGAAGAACGCGACGTTCTGGCCGCGCAGCAGGTGCCAGGCGCTGATCCCGAGCACGAAGAAGCCGGCGGCCGCGTAGGCGCCGCTGACCGTGTGCACGAACGTCATGAGCGCGAAGCCCTGCGAGATGACGGCGAGGAAGTCGGTGACCTCGGCGCGGCCGTTGCGGATCGTGTAGCCGACGGGGTGCTGCATCCAGGAGTTGGCGGTGAGGATCCAGTACGCCGACATGTTGGACGCGAGCGCCACCAGCCAGATGGCGACCGCGTGCGCCTTCGGCGAGAGCTTCTTCCAGCCGAGGGCCCAGACCGCGATGAACGTCGACTCGAGGAAGAAGGTCACGGTCGCCTCGATCGCGAGCAGCGCGCCGAAGACGTCGCCGACGTAGGTGGAGTAGCGCGACCAGTTCGTGCCGAACTGGAACTCGAGGGTGATGCCGGTGACCACCCCGATGGCGAAGTTGATGAGGAAGAGCTTGCCCCAGAACTTCGCCATGCGCCGGTACTCCTCGTCGCCGGTGCGCACGTAGACCGTCTCCATGATCGCGATGAGCACGGAGATGCCGAGCGTCAACGGCACGAAGATGAAGTGGAACAGCGTCGCGGCGGCGAACTGCAGCCGCGACAGGAACAGGACGTCCATGGCTACCTCCTCCTCGGTTTGTTGGCCTTGACGGGCGGGACCGGCCGCTCCTGCGCGGCGAGGGCCGCGAAGGTCGTGCCGGCGAGCGTCTCGCGCAGCTGGCGGCGCGCCTCGGACCAGACGCGGTGCGCCGGGCAGAAGCAGGAACGGGAGCAGGACTGGGGGTGCAGCACGCACTTGTTCAGGGAGAGCACCCCCTCGCCGGACTCGACGACCTGCAGCAGGGTGACCCGCTCCGGCGGCACGACCAGCTCGTAGCCGCCGCGGGCCCCCTGGTGGATGCGGATGATGCCGGCGCGCGCGAGCCGCTGGGCGATCTTGCCGAGGAACGGCTCGGGGATCTCCCGCGCCCGTGCCACCTCCTTCCGGGGGACGACCCGGCCCGACGGCTCGAGGGCCAGGTGCAGGATGCAACGCACCGCGTATTCAGTCGCCCGCGTGATCTCCATTGCCGACCTCCAAACTAAGATATATAGGACGTTGTTAGTCTCATTTGTGGTGAAAGGTATCCCCGCCCCGCCGGGCTGTCAAGCGGAAAATCGCGCCGCGCGCGTGCCGTGCTATGATCCGCGCGA contains:
- a CDS encoding cytochrome ubiquinol oxidase subunit I, producing MDVLFLSRLQFAAATLFHFIFVPLTLGISVLIAIMETVYVRTGDEEYRRMAKFWGKLFLINFAIGVVTGITLEFQFGTNWSRYSTYVGDVFGALLAIEATVTFFLESTFIAVWALGWKKLSPKAHAVAIWLVALASNMSAYWILTANSWMQHPVGYTIRNGRAEVTDFLAVISQGFALMTFVHTVSGAYAAAGFFVLGISAWHLLRGQNVAFFTKSFRLAATFAAAAALVVVGLGHLSGSEVAATQPTKLAAMESHWETGANVPMYLIQWPDPSGERNAVEALPIPGLLSLLAFHDTAATVKGLKEFPASERPPIFPSWLSFKIMVGAGSLLLLVALGAWLVRGNPAGRPGFLRLMVWALPLPWIAIETGWILAEVGRQPWIVYGVMKTSAAVSRLATVQVATSLVAFVAVYGILGFIAISLMARFARRGPVAD
- a CDS encoding Rrf2 family transcriptional regulator; the encoded protein is MEITRATEYAVRCILHLALEPSGRVVPRKEVARAREIPEPFLGKIAQRLARAGIIRIHQGARGGYELVVPPERVTLLQVVESGEGVLSLNKCVLHPQSCSRSCFCPAHRVWSEARRQLRETLAGTTFAALAAQERPVPPVKANKPRRR